ATACCAGTTTTTCAGAAATGTAGTTAGCAAGTAATGCTCCCCCTACTATAGCAATTGAGGTTGCAAGTAGGTGTCCACCAATGGCTCCACTAGCAACACCCCATGGAGACTGAACAGGCCAAGACATTATTAGCTAGGTTAACGCATTAAGCAAAATATATTAGAGTCTTGGAATTTAAAAGGGTACCTGAGCAGCCCCGAGTGCAATTGTGGCGAGCATAGAACGATCTCCCCATTCCTAGGCAATTGCAGTTACCAAATTAAAATTCatgatatatatttatatacactaCGGTGCTTATTAATccactttttaataaaataaatatgtataataataataatatacatgAGGTTAGTCaagataataaatatttttggGTTTTCGAAATAggaaaaatatactttttatagGTTATAATGAAAAGCATTTCATGAAATTTGTACACCAAAGCCCTTCCATATCCCTTTTATAtagataatagataatagataatTAACCAATATTAAAGCTTGATTCTATATAGCTTTTGTTGATTAATTGCTAGCAACAACTTGACATTAGTCCATCTACAACAGAATTATTAAGAGACTATGCCTTCTTTACTTACAAAAGTGATTGTTGAAACAGAATTGATGAAATAATAGAAGCAAAACTAAGAGATCATTGATATTGTAGAGATATTATGACATTATCTTTGACTTTAATTCCAAGACTGATGAAAAATATAAGTGGAATTTCGAGGGAATAGAGATCATTTGCGACATACTGAGTAAGAGACTAAATTGTAATATTTGCACATTGCTTTTGTAGATTTTGTTGTTTTACATTCGATTTCATTTATAAGTATCAAGGTGTCCTGTTGTTGAGTATAACAAGAGAAAAGGAGACTTACAGCAAAGAATACAAGGCTGAATGATTTCCAAATAACTTCAAATGGATTTGAAAGCCGTTTCGACACCTGAAGGACATATGGAAAGACATCAACGACAAGGAAACTGTACATACAAGTTAAACTGCCAATACAAAGAAAACACAACCAAGTAACCCTTGAATATATAACAATGCTGTTTCATATTATAAAACTTGGGCCGAGAAGTCCGTATCTCAATAAAGGCCCTGTAATTCAGATACATAGGATTCAAACCTTTTCTTTCACAAGCTCCTCTGCCTCAGCAAATTCATTAAGTTCGGAGTTACCATTATCACCGTTCTTAACCCCATTAGATGGGAGATCCCATGCATCTTTTATTGCTTTTAGGCCAAAAAACAAAAGAAGTGTTACTGCAGCATATTCTCCGATTGGCAAGGCTGCAGGTAAaccataaaaaaatgaaaatctgGCAGTAATTATAACAGCTAAGTGCTTCATTTTCCCTCACATAATTGGCAAAAAAAGAAACTAGATTCAACTGAATTCAAGAGCATGATAGAAACTgcatattttgattttgaaaccAAAATTGAGCACCAATTACAGAGACTTCAGATATTTCAATCAAATTTGAAAAACAAACAATCAAGATTGATATTTATTGGAGAAATAAATTGGAAGCTCTAGCGTTGCAGAAAAGCAGATGGGCCACAATAGCATTCTATTAGGAGGGGTGACTTTTATAACTAATTTCCAAGCTGGCAAAGTGGTGGTGTGTGCACAATTCTGTTACAGGGGAGAGATGAGAGGGTATTTAGGGAGATGGGAGAGGTATTGAGGGGGCTTACTGAGATAGATGGAAATAGAATTCATGCTAGGAGTGTTTAGTCTCTTGAATACTCAACCAGACAGTTTATTATTTCATCGTTAATACATTCTGATTTCTGAGGATCACTCCTAGAACATAACAAGATATAAAAAATCTTCTCAGAATAAGAAATATCATATTTTACCACTTACTTGTCTGGAACTGAGCAGGCACTGACTGAAAGATTCGACCAATTACAACTGATAGGATTGTCATGAGTGCAAGAGCACCCATTGACCCCAATAGGACCTAATTAATATACAAAAGTTatgttaaaatatatataaaattgtgctccaaaataaattaaattaaactaagatgCACTGGTCCATTGGAACTAAAATCTCAGTAGGTAAAGTCTCAATTCTCAACATGAGTACAGGGCAAGATCCCGAAATATTGTATGCTTTttcaatattatttatttattttcttatagaCATCCTCTTTTAAGATTTCCAATTTGCAAAATTGTCAGATAACGTGGGAAGTTTAAGTGATGATGCAACTCAGGTTACTACATGTACATGAATAGTTTAGGCAAGGATTGCATTAAAACACATCCGTTTGAGTAATATGTGTCTAAATTTATGCATGAATCTCTTATTTACAGTATGACGACAACCAATCTATGAGCTAACCACTAGCAATTTAGAATGCTGATATTACAGTTGgctatatattaaattaaaaatggaTCAAATTTTAGGACACTAGAGCGGCATAAGATGCTAAATTCTTGTTATTTGATACCAAAGTAGATAACAGAATAGAGAAAATCGAGGAATTTTCCAAGTCAATAAATTTCATTACTATAAATCAGTTGAGTGTATAAGCAAGAATAATTAACAAACAAGAACACCATAAGTTCATAATATAATTGATGATATCGTGTTGAAATACAATTTGTGATCGGAGAGTGGGAGTAGGTGTAAGTAATATGATTGTGGAGAGAAGTAAGAAAACATACCAATCCCTTCTCATATTGCATTGCCAAGAGTGCAGCAATGAAGAATGTCTGaccaaaacatagaaaactaacttCAGGTCCCTTAATATATCAATAACTTAAAACATGATTAACTAAACCTAAGtgatctttttttcttaaattattaCAAAACTCAACCCGAGATACAAAACACTCCAACTTCCATGTATCCAAGATTAGTTGCAGAAATCTCTAtcaaatactataaaaaaataaaaaaattaaaagcctTCTCATTTGATTCAACACATAATCATGTTTCTCAAATTATAATTCCAGTAGGATACTAATAACTAAGTTGATATCTTCTCAAAGCATCAATATTTTTGCTTATCCAGATAACTTGGAAAACGATAAACAGTTAAGGTAGTCAGACAAATTATTTTGAGCACTGCAGAACCCTTGTCCCCTCCTAACAGCACGAGAGAATATGTTCTACTCCAACATATGTCATTGTCTTCTTTATTGAGGAACACACATGTTCACATTATGAACACTAGCCAATAgcaattataaatataaaataaacttaTGTTGAGCCAACGATTGATTTGATCTTTGAAATGCTCAGGGGGTAGAACATTTGTTGTCATCACTGAGATCTCAGATAAGGTTCCATCTATTTCCAATCAATTCTGTTTGAATATAAATTTCATTATTAGGTCTCCATTTTACAGATTTATTTTTTACGAAGAATCAATTCCCAGGCAAGGTTTCGTAGCCTCTCCATAGTTAAGTGGTAACGAGTTCAATCGTTGCAAAGTAAAAATAGGTAAATCATGCATCCTTCAATACAAAGGGACTCTTGTTTAAGGGGAGAGTTAGAAGTATAGAGCATTTTTTGACCTCCCACTAACAATATAAACTTTTATGGAAATGACCATTGATAAACCGACTGAAGTGTATATATTGatataaaaacttaatttttACTAAATCGGTAGTTAAGCACCTAGCATATAATGATTTTCAGAACATGAGAATCAAATGACGAAGTTAAGAGTTAAACTATAGGCAATAATAGTCATTACCTTGTCCCCAATCTCAGAAACAAATATTAATGTAAATGCAGCAGTGAATCCTGATTTTGAAATTGCTGCTAGAACTGATGCAGGTCCCCCTTTCAAAAAGGTTACTAGTGAAAATACAAGAGCACATCCGATCAATGCAAGAGCTATAAAGGTCGGATACGGGGCAATCCATTTAGGTGGTTTCACGCTGTCAAACCATAAAATATGATTTACATAAGAATTACAATAGGACCATGCAAGAATTGCAAGTACGATTAAAATGGCACTAGCATAATCTGCTACATGAATTGAAAACTTCAATTGTTGTTGTCTTCAAATGTATTCCTACCTCTTTTTTCCGTTTTTGGGTGCGCAGGAGACAtgggaacaaaaacaaaaaactcaAGCTTAAACACAAAGAAGAGGATCATCAAAGAACGTTTGAAAAGAAACACAAACTGCCCAGAACCTAGCATGCAAGAGCAAACAATAGTCTACTCAAGGAACATTTGGTATCAGATGGGGGGTCAAGAATCTAGTACATGAAATGATTCACACCCACATTTACGGCAATACTAAGTACACGATAGGagaataaaagaaacaagaaaatAATGTTAGGGTCAGATTGATGATAAATAACATAATTGACAGGGAGGAAGAGAATGCAGTGGAGGATTTGGGTTTGTTGACCCAAAGCACATTTAACAAACTTGAGATTTTCTCTAAGGCTTGTTTTCTTCAGTAGGACATCAACATTAATATCACAATACCACCAATATAAAGAAAGGTAGAAGCATAAATCAGTAAAATCATGGAATTACACACActcaataatttaataatttagcaATATGTATGGGCATAGCAAGTTTGCATCAAACTCCCAAAGAAGTTCAGTTATCAAGGAGATAATATGGCAATATTAAAAGCAACAAATATGCCCAACAAACCAAAAGGTATATTCTGATAAGTTGCAAACACTACATAAAGGTCTGAGTGACCACAATCTTTTTGCATTGTGAAGTGAAATCAATCAAACGAGACTCACATTTTACGTGAACTTTCGTTAAGTGGACTTCCTTGAGGGACATTCTGGCCATCTATATCACTCCTACTTCCAAaatctcttggtcctattccagTGTTGGATGTTTGAGCTCGAATTGTGCCACGGGCCAAACTCAACGTCGATTTCTGTCTGCATCTTGCTATATATAATTCAGGCATAATGTCACTTAGTATGATTGgtggagaaaaaagagaaaaaatataaatatgaataATTGAAGCTGT
The DNA window shown above is from Arachis ipaensis cultivar K30076 chromosome B08, Araip1.1, whole genome shotgun sequence and carries:
- the LOC107613310 gene encoding protein PAM71-homolog, chloroplastic; protein product: MKGLGPHAPMVSRGKPPPLLAVVDTLPCCPSLPTITTLSQSRCRQKSTLSLARGTIRAQTSNTGIGPRDFGSRSDIDGQNVPQGSPLNESSRKIVKPPKWIAPYPTFIALALIGCALVFSLVTFLKGGPASVLAAISKSGFTAAFTLIFVSEIGDKTFFIAALLAMQYEKGLVLLGSMGALALMTILSVVIGRIFQSVPAQFQTTLPIGEYAAVTLLLFFGLKAIKDAWDLPSNGVKNGDNGNSELNEFAEAEELVKEKVSKRLSNPFEVIWKSFSLVFFAEWGDRSMLATIALGAAQSPWGVASGAIGGHLLATSIAIVGGALLANYISEKLVGYLGGGLFLIFAVATFFGVF